Genomic DNA from Betta splendens chromosome 10, fBetSpl5.4, whole genome shotgun sequence:
GTCAAAGAACCGGCTCTGATGCAGTGAGTCGCACGCCTTCGTTTactggaggaaatgaaaacaagacCTGAAGCCACATGTGGCTCAGCACTAAGCTGAGCGCCGTCCTGCTACTGGGACGAACGCCACAGAACTGAAGACAGAACTGGGTTTACTGGTCCACgcgagtcacagcagcaggtacTGAAGCCGATGGAGAACGAAGCATCTGAAGCGTCCAACGCGCAGCATGAAGAAGCACCTTCAGGGCGGAGACCACACCTGGACATGGGCCGGTTCTGCTGCCCGTCGGTCGGTCCAGTGTCCCATCAGTTGGTCCTGGACCATCTAGCGGTCCTGCTGCCCTTCAGTCGGTCCTGCGGCCCGTCGGCCGGTCCATCATGGCCTCATATTTACAGGAAAGGTTCCTGAGGATGAAACGCTGTGTTTCTTGCTCCATGGAGCTTCCGGGCCACACGCCGACCCGCCGAAAACCAGAGCAGCTGGTAAAAGGGCGACGGGAGCATGGACAGTATCAGCGCCGCGTGGGTCGGGTCGGAACCGAGGGTGGAGGCGCAGGACTGTGGACGGGAAGTCTATAATCAAGTTAGGCTCAATATAGCTCGACAAAGTGGATGCGACGGGATGAACAATGGATAATTAACAGTAAACACAGAGCTGTGGAGCTGAACCACAACCTCCGGAAGAAAACACAGAGAAGCCCGGTTCATGACGGTGCACCGTCCAGGAGGCGGTTCCGGATTCTTTCATCGAACTCACGGCTGAACAACATTCAAATCATCAAACTGACTCCAGCTGCCACAGTGAGAATCACTGAGTGAGTCGGTTCCTAACAAAGTGGCCGCGGAGCGAGAACTCGCCCtcctgcgtctctctctctcctttcctgctgctgcacaagcTGCTTTTCTCCCCCAAGTCCAGGGCGTCACAGGTCGGCGAACGCGAGCGCGGGATCCACGGCAACGGGTGCCAAAGGGTCGTTGCCGGGGCAACAGTGGCACTTAGCTTCAGCTGTCGGGCAGAGGGAGGCGGCTGGTGACTTCAGGTGAGGCTCAGGCTCCTGCTCAGTCAAACATAATGCACAGGTGACATCCCATAACCCACAGCGGCCCGTCTCGTTCTATATCAGAACTAATGCAGATTCTGACTGTGGAGGCCAGTGGACACTGCAGCGACGCTCTGAGAAGCACCCAGGCATGAAGCAGGCTGACATTTATCCCTGCAGTCCATTAAACGCCTCAGTCGCcattaaaaagtaataaatgtCTAAATATTTTAGTCTGAGTCATTTAATGGGAAGCTAAAGTAAAACCTGTCGCACGTAATGAGCCGGGCTGTGACTCAGGAGTCAGTGACTCAGCGTTTTGGGATGAGTCAtcggagcaggaaggaggagactcacaggtggagctgcaggtgaacgaGGCGGCGTCATCTGCATCAGTGCAAACACAGCTTCTGCTTCTCACCAGATGTTGCACATCTGCGGCGCTCATCGCCGACCTCCTCCGCCTCAAAGCTCACAGTCACACTCTCCCATGAGGCCTAGCATTTCCTGAGCCTGCCTGAGGCCGCAGTTTAAATAATGGATGAGATGGTAAATGTTTCATATCGTCATGCGCAGACGACGTTTCCTTCTTTAGGTTAAAGCTGAATTCATCCTGCTGAGCTGTCAGAAACCTGAACTGGAGGCGTTTCAGGGCAAAGCTGCTGCTAATGAATTCACTGTGATGGACGGTCACAAAAGCACAGGCTCCACTGCCTGAACAAGagaatgtgtttgtttctctctgatCGATGTAAAAGACGGGAGCCTCACACGTGATTTCATCACTCTGGGAAATTGTCCCGTGTCAAAGCCAATCACAGTCTCTGGCTCCGTTGTTGACAgcgctggaggtggagcaggtccGCGTCACACGTgggagcagcagatgaatcTCTTACATACGATGGATGATGTGCCAATCACTGATGACCTGCATGTAGCAGAAGGCAGCACCTCGAATGCTTCTGTCAATCACAGCTGTCAACGCTCAGCCATGACGTGGAGGCTCACAGGAACCGTGAGTGAACGGAGGCGGGGCCTTCATTCTGCACGTGCTGCCACCGGcacaggaggcgctgctgcctcGCACGACGGCGCAGCGAGGCTCCGTTTCAGCCTCGCTGCCGGTCCCGGTTCCAGAGGCGTCACGGCAGCGCTCAAAGATTCACGTGAAGTCCTGGAGTTCAGCTTGGACTCAACTTCATCAAACTCCCTCCGCCTTCACGGCTTCAtgacataataataatcatgtttGTTTACTGTCGAGTGATGAGGACGTGGTTCCACGGGTTACTATGGCTCAGCTCTCTCCGCCTGTGATTGGCTACGGGACACTCTCCTCACGCCCATTCTCACTCGCGCGCACACAACATTTCTCAAATCGATCCTTGACAAGCGCGTGCACACGGACGCACACCCGCGCCACTGACCGTGTCCTCCTTCAGACAAACCCAAACGTCTgacacgcgcgcacgcggctCCTGGCGCATCGCACGCATCTGATCGACGCCGTGGCAGCTATAAATAATTCAGACTCCTCACCATCCGTCACCACTGAGACGCTGCTCGGAGCTGGTGACGGCACTGCGGAGGAGCGCAGGCGGCCGGGCCCTGCTCCGCGTCTCCTCCGCGTCCGCGCCGCGTCCGCGCCGCGTCTCCTCCGCGTCTCCTCCGCGTCCTAATCAATGAGCCGGGCTGCGGCGTCCTCCTCCCgccgctctccctcctctgcctcgcacCTACAGGCGCGAGACGCGGGTGAGAGAAGGAGGTCCGCCTTCACGCACGCCGAGAAGTGCTAccgaggagcggaggaggaggcggagggaggtGTCGCGCGTCTTCCCGCAGCCTGTGGAGCCCGCAGGCGACCCGCGCGTCTGCACAGACGCACGGCTGCAGTTCACGCCTAAAAACCTGCGCGCACTCCCGCATTCCTCATGCATCCTCACACAATCACCGCAGCTGCACCGCACGCGCCGAACACAAACGCACTTCACGAGCTTCCTGCCGCCACCAACAACAGTCATTCCGGTTCCACTGACCTGATGCGTCGGTGCAACGGTGGCGAACGGATCCGAGCAGACTGCAGCCCTGCCTCCGTTTGATGCCCGTCCTATATGTcgtctcgctccctccctccccccctccccctttgtcTCCCTACTACCACCCCCTCCTGCGCACTATTACCTCACTGCCTCCACTCTGCTCTAAGACAAGAGAGAAGCCACGCAGCATATGGCGCCACATTCTCACAACCAGCGGCTCAGTGGAAACAAACAGCACTTCCTCGTGTTTGGTTCATTTTCAAACTGGGGACTGGTTTTAAAACTTGGAGACTGAGGTTAATGGTGAACGTCCAGCCGTCACTTTGAAGTgaacagcagcacatcagctccATTTACTGAAAGGCACTGTGGAAATTGTGAATGGTTTTAAACCATTATTGCAGCATCAGTGTTGACTGAGTGAAGTGTGTTTGCGTGTTCATGGTTCAGAGCTGATGACAATATTACAGAATGCTGAATAAATGTCATTAAGCGTAAAGATTAGGAGTTTGGTCCTTCACGTTACAGCCGAATCAGAAGGAAAATGAAtagaatgaataaatattatCACGTACATTTCAGTGGCTCTTTGAATTAAATGATAAACTCGTAGCGATGCATTTGCATCGAGGATCGTTCCATCGAGGGAAACGCTGCAGCGATGGAGACGAAGCCCGAACGCTGAATAATGGCGGTTTTGTCCAGAATCTGCCGTCCGGCTGCAGAACACGAGCCGGGAGACCCAACAGCTGCTCAGCGATGCGTTCAGGTGCCGCCGGCCTCCAGACGAGCTGCCGCTGACGGAGGACTAATGCAGCCATTGTTAAAGTGTCATCAGGGCCTCATTTATCccggagcaaacacacacacagacactgatcaAACACACTGAACAGGTGCCGCCAGCTGCTCACGGACCAGTCCCGGCAGCAGACACAGCTCGGACCCGGACTCGGACCCAGAGACGTTCCTCTGGAAACTTCACCTCCTTCATCCAAACCAACGTTTCTGTTTGATGAATGAGCCGTTTGCTTCTTGTTGAGATGCATAACGATGATTAATGCTGCGATAAACATTCAACgtgaggttttctttttttctaactTGATTTGACTCTGATCATTAgtcagatttttttaaacatttaatacgGCCAATTCctgtttattaatttttttgtgtgtttttttactggCTGACGGTCAAATGTGTGAAAATCTAAGGACGCAGACTATTTATAGTCTGCACAGGAACCAGTTACCAGAGGAAGGTTCGGATCCAGTAGCAGAAACCTTTCCATCCCGTCAGGAAACAAATCTCAGCTGTCGCAGCTGCAATAACTGATTTCATTTACTGAGTTCCCAAGtgacaaaccagaaaaacatGGGCCCAGGTCTCCACCTCACTGAACCCACCAAAGGATGAGCACCACCTCTGATGCAACAAATGGAGAAGCTGCACAAACCCTGCAAGGTCAGTCAGCCCATGGCATCACACCGCAGCCGTGAACGCGTGACTGGTGAACGCATGACTGGTGAACATGAACGCATGCCTGGTGAACACATGACTGGTAAACACAACCTTGGTAAACATGAATGCATGCCTGGTGAACGCATGCATAGTGAACACAACCCTGGTGAACACATGCCTGGTGAAAGCATGAACACAGTGCACAGGTTGTTCCTTTTCTCCACCCTGATGTTTGTTTTATCCTACATCTCCAGcagatgccaggcagaaacacagcagacCTCGTAAAGGTCGATAAAGCTGTACGGGCACCATCTGCCCTCACGTATTTAAGCTGGTtctcttcacttcctgttgcagTAAAATGAATCGGATCAAAGAGGAAAATGCCGAGTAAAGCGATTATCACAAACTTTATCTAAAACTAATAACAGAAGTTTCCTCCactctctgtgctgcagcttcttcattaGATCTGGCTATTTTTGTCCGTTCTGCTCATTTGCTGCGCTGCATCGAAGCCCTGATTAGTCCATTAGTCACAGGGAGACGTCTAGTTTATCATGTGCGAACAAGTCGTCGCTGCTCCTGCACCACATCCATCACCGTTGTTTGTCGCTTCATTTGTTGGAAATAGAGAAGAAAACAGAAGATTAATTCTTGTAGGATGATTTTATcagaaggagcaggaagcaACTTGTAATATCCGGCGAGGGCAAAGCGAGATGAGGAGACGCAGGCTGAAGGAGGGAGGTTTGGACGGACGCGTGTGAAGGCAAAGCTTCAACCTGCATTTTCATCACGACGTCCTCAGAAGGTGAACGCTGCTTTTACACTGAACACGTTGTTTCTGACCAGACGTTCACATCCTGCTCCTTCGCTGGGTTTAATGTGTGCATCTTCCTTCCAGCCCCGCGCTGCAGCCGTCAGCACTTCACAAAGAGAAGTCCTGACTCCCGCACCTCCAGTCGAAGCGCTAATCTGCGTCCTCGCTGctccagagccacagaggaagcactgggacctTTCATATGGTCGTGTGATAAACagatgctccagctgctggagcctttACTGATCAGAGGAGGGTttgaaacgcacacacacgctgcttctTAAATGTTTACCCACAGAGACAAACCTGACCCAAATATTGATGTCTGCTGTTTATGACAACAGTGACTCAAGAGAAGGATGGGACATAATTAGTCAGTTCAGACCGACTCATCGCTACAGCCAGtatgaacagagacagagggagcatCTACGTCCTGGCGTCACCGAGGCCTCGGGTTAAttcaacacagcagcagtcacCCAGAAAAAGAAGAACCCGTAAACAGAAACAGGCTCATTTACCTCGACTGAAGCCAGAGGACAACAGCTGCTCAatacacagacgcacactgaATGGACCGATCCCATGCATGAGCACATGTGGGCTCGGCTTTGGATAAACACAAGAATCAGCTCGGAAAAAGCTATGGTTCAATCAATGAGTCTATTGATCAGAGCCTGATTTAGGCTCCAAGCTCATTTCTGCCactgcttcagcttcctgtGGTTTAAGTGTTAAACACTTTATGAAGAAAAACCACTGAAGCGCATTTAGATGCAGCACAAACATTCGGTTACTAGAGTGGTTCTGGCTGTGTGACAGCTGGTCAACAACTGGAGGCCTTTATTCCTCCATAACCAGTTTACACAAACTACCAGGAGTCTTTATATCACAGCAAAACGCCCAAACGGCAGCGacccacagagcagctgcagtcaaaGTGTGAGCTGCCTCACGCAGTCCCAACCATTCAGTCAAATCAGACACACCTCCCTGATTACACAGGCGGCAGCAGATGAGGGACGCCCTGCGGCAGCGGGCTTCCATTTATTATTCCATGATGCGCGCCCTTTCGTATCCACGGATATTGACCGACCTCTTCACAGCGTCACATCCACAATAAATCACAGTGCACAAGAGGCCGCGTTTACAAGCAGCTGCTTGACTCGTTAGACGGCTCCTCGTTagacaaacgcacacatttGTCGTTTAGACTCAATGCACCGTCAACTGACCAGTGATCGTatcattttttttgtcattgtgtTACACCAGCGGTGTTTTTAAACAGTGCAGTGCTCCTCATTTAGAACTAAAAGTACAGAGCGAGAGGTGACACCCACACAGAGAAGCCACGAGGCAACAAACATCCAGCAACCTGCTGGTTGTGAGGCTCAGGGGGAAGCGGGCCGCCATCTGCCACCAGCCCAAAACAAAGCTTAAATCTGAGCTCATGTCGAGATCAGATGTCAAAAAAAAGCAGATGAAGTTCAAAGGAAGTCTGGGGCTTCCGTTTGTTGATCATGGCTGTCATTAAAGCTGCAGAGAACAAATGTGGAGAATTGATTCCGACATAATTATTACAGAATTCTTATTACTATTATTCATGCACCTTTTTCTTGCAATCCTGCAGAATTGCCTTGCTGTTGTCTTTCTTTGCTGCGGTTCCAGTAActgaatttccccgctgtgggatcaataaagttcatctaTGTATAAAtgaccacctgctgctgtttgtcaggaCGTCCCTGCTGCAGGCGACAGGTTCAAGGTCCAGAGTAATTAAATGATCGCGTTTCCTTCAGACTTCCAGCGCCACCCTTAGAACATGGTGCAAGTCGCTCAGCGGCTCAGCTCAATGGCAGCGATGCTCAAATGacttcacgcacacacaagatAGTGGTCCTGAGTCTAAAAAGCGAGATCACCCCAGATGAAAACCCCAAACCTGCTTTACTGCAGTCTAAGGTCTGGACAATGTTTTAGGTTTAAACACACCCTGAGCAGTATCTCAGATATATTTCAGAAgcagaataattaaaaaaagaaacagattttTAATATCAAAACGAAGCatattttacaaaaagacaataTATTACACTGTGATTTGTGTGTATGAACGGAAGCTAACGGTCCTAGAGGAAACTGGAACAGAggcgccatctgctggtggCATGAAGTTACTGCTGCAACTTCTGCTCGGCTGGAAAGCGGCTTCCCTTTCTTAGAAAACACCTGTTTTTACCAGCAGAAACTGAGGCGATCAATCTCATGAGTCGTTGGGGAGACCGAACAGTTTGACAGTGCCCGCCTCTCTGTTGTTGTCGTACTTTCCCTCCTTGTCGTCACAGGCGTAGGCCAACAGCGGCCTTTTCGGGTGCCAGGCCACAGTAAAGGTTGGAGAATCACACTGAACCTCCCACAGCTTCTCTCctgcaaaataaacacaaatgtgtctaattcaatgaaaatgaaaaccaaaggCAGCTGCTAATCATTATTAAGCTCCTTCCTGTAGATAAATGTGCTTTCAAAAAAAGGCTATTCTGTCTTAAATAATAACCTGATTGAGTTAATTTTACTGACCTGTTTCCACCTCTGCGATATCTATAAAGTGATCCTCTGAGGCCGAGGCCAACATCTTGCCATCATGACTGAAGCTCAGTGTCCTCACTGGCCAATCTAACCTGCAAAAAATCAATCAATAACAATTAGGTCAAACTGAGGAattaagcaaaataaaacaaaatggtCAAGATTTGCATTTGATGTTATATGAACCTTTATTTGGTGCAAAAGAAAATAACTTGGGTGAACTTAAACTCTCACTTTGatgaaagcagagagaaagacgGAGACCGACCTGGAGAAGCAGCGGACAcacaccagctcctccacatccCACAGACTGACCAGGGCATCTGCACTTCCTGTAGCGAAGTATTTTCCTGTGGGGTCAAACTTGATACAGATGCAGTTGGACGGGTGAGCGTTGATGGACTGAATGGGCTTCAGCTCTGGATAGCTGCAAATAAAGAGTTCGTTTTAGCTCAAAACAGACACCAGTATGTAGTAAGTAAGTAACAGACTTTACATCTGTAGTCATGATCCGTGCCATTTACAGGGTTTAAACAAAATCTTAAATTCAGACTAAGAACTCCCAGTGGAGCCAGTGTTTTAGATGCCCAGCACATAAAACAGCAGAATATCAATCAGCAGGCTGGCTTCACTGAGCAGCTGGCAGGTGTCAGCGCATGCAGCCGAGAGGGCGGCTCAGCATGAATACAGTCCGACTGTTTGAAGACAGTGCAGCACAGACATTCTGCTGGCCAGGTGCTAAAACCTGCTTTCCATATAGGATTCTATTTTGATCCTACCTCAAAATATTTATGCAGCCGTTGCCGTTTGTGAGGAAGAACATGTCGTTGTCGTTGTTCCAGGAGATCTCGTTCACCTCAAACTTGAACTGCTCCTCTGCTTTGGAGCGATGGGTCTTTGCATCGATGAAAGTAACGACATCATCCTTGTTTCCCACAGCAATAGTCTGACCGTCAGGGCTCCAGCAGATGTTGATGTTCTCTCCTAAAAGGTTTGTTGGCAGAAATTTACCAATAAATTACTTATGAGTTTTGAAGTATAAGAAGCACATgaacaacagcaaacagcagcgttCCCGGTTATTCTTTCAGCCGTAGGACGTGACACTGTGAAACCAGGCATCTCATCTTCTGCCATGAGCTTCTGGCCTTGAagccacagcttccacagaCACCGTCACACACTGTCCAGCTCAAAAGCACCAACTGAATCCCATGTGAAAGAGCAACATGACCTAAACACCTCCACCTCGTCTCCAGAGTTTTCAGGCTCTGACCTTTAGTATTGACGGTAGCGATACACTTGGTGGTGCGCACGTCCCAGATGCGGATGGTTTTGTCTCCAGACGCTGTAACGAACAGGTCGGGGTTGGTTGGATGCCAGCACAGCTGATCCACGCTGTCACCGTGGCCTCTGTAGTTGTTCTCCTTCACCTGGAAACGAGCGAGTTAGAATCCTCCCGACCGAATAACCGATTACACACATTAAACGGACTCAGCCACGATAAACCAGAAGCAGacacaaaatattaaaagtatTAACACCGGTCAAAACAGGCACCTAGCTTAAAACACGACACTTGCTATCGTTCGCGTGGCCCGGATAATTATTTTCTCAGCCGACAAGCTTGTGGTACAACACTGTTGGGATCGACCTGTCTGTGGTTCTAAGCTGATGAAGAACACCTTCACTTGATAAATGTTGGGTAATGAACAACACAACGCCTCGACCTCCGCAAACCCACTCATTCACTGCAACGAGGCTAATGCTAGCATGCTAAGCAGACACCTACCAAACGGTCCTTTTCCAGGATAAAAACACTGGCGGTTTTGTCAAATGACCCAGAGGCGAGTCTTCTGCCGTCACAGCTCCAGGCCACCGAGTGCACTTTAGCCGTATGAGCCGGGAACTCGCgacttttattgttatttttgaagctctcctccatctcctggtAGTACTGCGACGCCATTTTAAACTCCAGGGCACGTGGAcaccagcgccacctgctggtccgGAGGCGATGAGGCGCAGTCGGGCAAAAACTCgaattcttcatcatcatcatcatcatcattgtcgtCGTCCaataaataaagacacacactgcCAGTTTATTTTGAATTACAATTTATTTCCAGGTGATGTTAAAATGAAAACTTGtgttttaaaaaacattaatgTTCCATTTATATcccagacacacgcacacacacaatatctATGATCACCCAAACTCTGTCCCATAGTGGGTTAAGTTGCTACAGTGCGTTGACATCTACGCCATCAGGACTCAGCTCAGCCTTGTGCGAGGCCTCGATATGCTTCAAACTCAGCGCCGCGGCTCCAACCCTTGGACAGTTCAGCTTCTTAAAATGTGGCTGTTTGCattagaataaaacacagaacCAAAACGAACCCTTTAAACGTGACGGGGTGAGAAAGCATCGTACAAACGTGCCTCGTGTAATTGCATACTCTTCAAAGTTGTTCTCAAGGCTGCAGCACGTGTCAGGAAAGCGATATATAAAGAACAGGGCCTGCAAATAAAAGCCAAGGAATGCGACCCAGCAGAGGAGCACgggaaggacacgcacacgggaaggacacgcacacaagaaggacgcacacacgggaaggacacgcacacgggaaggacgcacacaagaaggacacgcacacgggaaggacgcgcacacgggaaggacgcacacaagaaggacacgcacacgggaaggacgcgcacacgggaaggacgcacacaagaaggacacgcacacgggaaggacgcgcacacgggaaggacgcgcacacgggaaggacacgcacacgggaaggacgcgCACAAGAAGGACGCGCACAAAAAGGACGCGCACaagaaggacacgcacacgggaaggacacgcacacaagaaggacgcacacgggaaggacgcacacacgggaaggacacgcacacgggaaggacgcgcacacgggaaggacacgcacacgggaaggacgcacacaagaaggacgcgcacacgggaaggacgcacacaagaaggacacgcacacgggaaggacgcgcacacgggaaggacacgcacacgggaaggacgcgcacacgggaaggacacgcacacgggaaggacgcACACAAGAAGGACGCGCACAAGAAGGAcgcgcacacgggaaggacgcgcacacgggaaggacgcgcacacgggaaggacgcgcacaagaaggacgcgcacacgggaaggacacgcacacgggaaggacacgcacacgggaaggacgcgCACACAAGAAGGACGCGCACaagaaggacacgcacacgggaaggacgcgcacacgggaaggacgcgcacaagaaggacacgcacacgggaaggacacgcacacgggaaggacgcgcacaagaaggacgcgc
This window encodes:
- the thoc3 gene encoding THO complex subunit 3; amino-acid sequence: MASQYYQEMEESFKNNNKSREFPAHTAKVHSVAWSCDGRRLASGSFDKTASVFILEKDRLVKENNYRGHGDSVDQLCWHPTNPDLFVTASGDKTIRIWDVRTTKCIATVNTKGENINICWSPDGQTIAVGNKDDVVTFIDAKTHRSKAEEQFKFEVNEISWNNDNDMFFLTNGNGCINILSYPELKPIQSINAHPSNCICIKFDPTGKYFATGSADALVSLWDVEELVCVRCFSRLDWPVRTLSFSHDGKMLASASEDHFIDIAEVETGEKLWEVQCDSPTFTVAWHPKRPLLAYACDDKEGKYDNNREAGTVKLFGLPNDS